GATCCTATCTCATTCCCGCTTCTACGCTGTTTGTGTCAACGGGGAGGTTCGTAGTGAGGTTTACCAGTTTGCCGTCTGCATCGACGTAGTAGGTATCTTCGATGCGAATACCGATCTTTTCTTCTGGGATATAGATACCAGGCTCGATAGTAAAGACATTTCCCTTGTCGAGCGGTTTGGCAGGGTCATAGGGATCATGTACGTTGATGCCGACGTGATGGCCTAGTCCATGCAGGAAGTACTTGCCGAGAGGTTCGCCGTGTAGATCTTTGCCATGGGTGTTGATGTACTCGTAGGCGATCTTGTCGAGCGTGTCGGTAACTTCGGGGCCTCGTTGGTTGACGCTGCCGAGTCGCATCTTGCCGGCGACGAAGGCCGCAGCGGCTGCGCGGTGGGCTCCCAGGACAATCTCATAGAGTTCCCGCTGCCGCGGTGTGAACTTGCCTCCAATGGGCATGGTGCGGGTGATATCGGAGGCGTACATGGAGTACTCGCAGGCGGCGTCGATAACAACGACATCGCCCTTCTCCATCGTGGCTTCATTGGAGGAGTAGTGCAGCGTCGTGGAGTTGATGCCGCTGCCGACGATGGGAGCATAGGAAGGGCGTTCGCATCCGCCCTCCAGCATCTTCGCAAGCTCCAGGCCGGCAATGGTGCGTTCGCGCACACCGGGTCTGATGGCTTTCATGCCGGCTTTTTGTGCCGCGGCAGAAGCTACGGCAGCTTTGCGCAGCAGATCGATCTCGGCGTCAGACTTAACCATGCGCTGCGGAATAAGCAGCGGACGTACCTCTTTTGCCGAAAGTCCCGAGTTGCCGAGCGTAGTCCCTGTGAACTCCACGGCAGCATGGGCGGAAGGCATATCAGTCTGGGTGAACAGACTGGAGGCACGGCGGCGATCTTCAGCAAGAAAGCTGCCCAGGACCTGTGGCAGCGAGGACATGGACATGACCTCGGCGAAGCCGGTCTTTTCGGTGACGTCCTTGGTGGCGGCGTCCATCTTGGTGCCGGTGTACTTCTCCGTCACCAGGTTGCGGGCCGGCAGAAAGAGGACCTCGCGATAACTGTGCTCGGGAATCTGTGTTCCGAGCCGGTCTATGGAAGCCGGCCCCGCGCTGATGATGAGGAGAGCCGCACCAGGCTCGTTCCAGCCGGAGAGATAGTAGAAGTCCTCATCCTGCCGGTACGGCATAAAGTCCAGTTGCGGTTCTTCGGCGGCGAAGAGCAGAGCCGCGCCGCCCTTCAGCTTCTCGGCGAGAGCGATGCGGCGCTGACGGTACTCGGACTGAGGAACGGAGTCCAGAGCGTGAGCGACGGTGGCGGCGAGCAGAAGGAACAGGGCAGCAAGATGCGGCTTACGCATAGGTCTCATAAGCAATCCATGAAGATTGAAGCGTCAGTGAGCGAGGTGGTACATCAACGTGCGTGAAAACAGCGATAGAGCGAAATCCTACTAAATGCCCACTGGATACGGCTTTTCGTGTATCTCTGAGCTGCTGCCGGCTGCCAGCCTGTCGAAACGCCCTTGAAGCAGGCTGAGCAGACCCGTGTACCAGTAACCCAGAACGAAGAGAAGAAGGAAGGGCACGGTGAAGTAGTTTTCGCTTTCGACGGCATACCAGACGGTGAAGGCGAAGTAGCATCCGAGCGCCAGCTCGATCCAAGGAATGACGCCGAGGCGCTTGCGGTACTTCTGTGCCTTGTTCTTCTCGCCCTTCTTCTGGACGCGGTACTTCGGGGTGCGTGCAAAGGCCGACTTCATGCCGAAGAGAGCCTCCATCACTGCCTTAGTGTTGGTAATGGTGAGGCCGACGCCGAGCGCCATCAGGAAGGGCAGATAGAGGAAGGTGCGGTACCAGGTCTTGGGGAAGAGTTCCTTCTGGCTGACCAGATAGAAGCTGGAGATCGAGAAGGTGCTGGCCATGAACAGAGGGAAGTCGATGAGCAGCATCTGAATATAGCCCTGCCAGCTACGGATAATCATGGCGGGCATCAGCAGCGTGGAAAGGATGATCATCAGCGGATAGCTGATGTTGGCCGTCAGGTGATACCAGGCTTCCAGCTTGGTGTGGAAGGGAGCGTCTGACTTGAGAACGCGCGGAAGAATCTTCTTGCCGGTCTGGATGAGGCCTTTGGCCCAGCGTGCCTGCTGGGTCTTGAAGGCAGTCATCTCAATGGGGAGCTCGGCAGGGCACTCAACATCCTGCAGGTACTTGAAGTGCCAGCCCTTCAACTGGGCGCGGTAGCTGAGGTCAGTGTCTTCCGTGAGTGTGTCGTGTTGCCAGCCACCGGCCTCGTCGATGGCGGTACGGCGCCACATGCCAGCGGTGCCGTTGAAGTTGAAGAAGACGTTGGCGCGATGGCGGCCGCCGTGTTCCAGAACGAAGTGACCGTCGAGCAGAATGGCTTCCACCTGGGTGAGGAAGCTGTAGTTTCGATTAAGGTGGGTCCAGCGGGTCTGCACCATGCCGACATTGGGCTCGGCGAAGTGATGAATCACCTTCGTCAGCCAGTCGCTAGGCGGCACGAAGTCGGCGTCGAAGATGGCGACCAGTTCGCCTTTGGCGCTCTTCAGGCCGGCATCGAGCGCCCCGGCCTTGTAGCCATAGCGATTCTCGCGGTGATGGAAGCTGATGGGCTGCGGCGGCATGCCCGGGAACCCCTCGGCATAACGGCGGACGATCTGCTCGGCGACCTCTTTGGTCTCGTCGGTGGAGTCGTCGAGAAGCTGGATCTCGAAGCGATCACGAGGGTAATCCAGCTTGCAGCAGGCGTCGATCAGCCGGTCAATGACGTACTGCTCATTGAAGGTGGGAAGCTGGATGGTGACGAAGGGGAGTTCGTCCTCGGGGAACCGCGATGGGGGCTCGCTCGATTTAGCGGCGTTCTTGCGGTGCTTGTAATAGAGATAAACGAGCTGATAGCGGTGGATGCCATAGAAGGCGAGGATCACCATGACGATGAAGTAGGGCGCAAGGAGCCAGGTATCGAAGGCGTTCCAGCGATAAAGGGTGCCGTACTGACGAAAGGTGTTGTCCCAGTAATGAGACCGGACGTAGTGGCCGAGGCCTTTCGGGGCCAGGAGCAGGCTCGCAATCAGGTTGAGATAGGCGATCAAGGGTCTGAAAACTCGAAGAAAACTATTGTTTGATCTTACTTGAGCGCAGGCAGAGATGTCCGTAGTGAGATTGTTAGGATTTGACGCATGCCGGCGCTTGAGAAGAAGAACACTCGGCGGGCGATCCTGGCCCTGCTGAGCCTGGGGTATTCTCCGCTATGAAGGCGGGTGCAGATTAGTTCAGAAACATGGTCTGGTAGAGAGTGTCGCGCTGGACCGGGCGGAAACCGGCGTCGCGGATGATGCGGCGAAGTTCCTCTTCGGTGGTGCAATTGGCCGTTCCAGCGGCCTTCACGACATTTTCTTCCAGCATGACGGAACCGACGTCATTTCCGCCAAAGCGCAGGCCCATCTGCAGGACTTTCAGTCCCTGCGTGACCCAGCTCGACTGCACATTTTCGATGTTATCCAGGAACATGCGGCTGATGGCGAGGGTCTTCAGGTATTCGACCGAAGTGGCTTCGTCCCAGCCGCGGCCGCCGAGAGCGGTGTTCTTCGGCTGGAAGCTCCAGGGGATGAAGGCGGTGAATCCGCCGGTCTCTTCCTGCAGGCGGCGCACGACCTCAAAGTGGTTCACACGCTGTTCAAAGGTTTCGCCGACACCGAACATCATGGTGGCGGTGGTGCGCATGCCGAGCTCGTGGGCAGTACGGTGGACGCTGACCCAGTCCTCAGTCCTGCACTTCAGGCGGGCGATGCGGTGGCGCACCTCATCGTCGAGAATCTCAGCGCCGCCGCCGGGGATGGACTGCAGGCCTGCGTCGCGCAGACGCATGATGGTGTCGCGCAGAGAGAGCTCAGAGTATTCGGCGATGGCCAGAATTTCGCTGGCGGAGAGGCAGTGCAGCCAGATCTGGGGAAAGCGCTCCTTGATGCCACGGAACAGGGACTCAAACCATTCGATCTTCAGGTCGGGGTGAATGCCTCCCTGCATCAGCACACCAGTGCCGCCCATCTCCACGGTTTCGGCGATCTTCTGGTAGATGGTCTCGAAGTCGAGGATGTAGCCCTCGCTTGCGAGTTTGCCCTTCAGGGGCCGGTAGAAGGCGCAGAAGGTGCAATATTCCGTGCAGAAGTTGGTGTAGTTGATATTGCGGTCGATGATGTAGCTCACGATGCCGTGAGGATGCAGCTTGCGGCGTACGGCGTCGGCTTCCATGCCGATGCCGATCAGATCGTCCGAGCGGAAGCATTCCAGGGCCTGTTCGCGAGTGATTCCCATATCTCCTTAAGGATAGCGCAGGGATGGGCGGGACGCCGGAATGGTTTGGCCATGCTGGATTTTTGCCGAATGATAACCGAATGCCCGCTGGCGCGTCTCAGCAGGAGCCTGCTAGGCTTTTCCCGCGGAAAAAGGAGACCTCGTAATGAAGTGTACCCAGATTGCAGTCATGTTGATGGTGCTCGGCGGTGTTGCCGTGGCACAGGGCCCGCCACAGGACGCGAACCGTAAAGTAGAGCATGGTGGTATCTTCGTGCCCGGATGGAAGGGCGTGGTCGATGATCTCTCCGCAAAGCGCGGCGAGACGATTGAGAACTCACGGCTGGCGATGGACGGCAAGAATCTGCATGTGACGACCGGACCGGCGACGACCTACTGGAACGTCTCCGATATGGCGAAGGGCGATTACACCGTCTCGGCGACCTTTCGCGAGCCGCACTACATGAACCTGAACGACCACCCTCATCCCTACGGCATCGTGATCGGCGCGAACGACATGGGAACGGAAAACCAGAGCTTCCTCTATTGCGCGGCATATGGCAGCGGAAAGTTCATCGTGCGCGGCATGGGACCGGGACCGTTCCAGATGAACGGACGTACAGGGCAGGAGAACGAGGCGGTACACAAGGCGGCGGCTAAGGACGCCGAGGTAGTCCAGCAGATCTCCATGCAGGTTAAGGGCGACACCGTGAGCTGCAGCATCAACGGCACGCAGGTCTGGTCGGCCAGCAAGACCGACGTAATGGCCTCCGGCAAGCTGAAGTCCACGGACGGAGCGTATGGCATACGCTCCGCACACAACACCGAGGTAGAGGTCATCGATCTGAAGCTCTCGAAGTAAGCAGTAGTTTTGCAAACAACGCCCGGCATTGTGCCGGGTGTTTGTTTTTAAAGCGCTGCATTCAATTGAGGTATTCGCGTGAGCGAATTTGTTGAAAGCTCTTTCGTTCATTCGGCTGTTCAGAAGACATGTGATGTAGATCACAGCTTGGGATGAATGCAGGACCAGAAGATGTCTCTTGAGGGGGACATCTTCTCTATGGTTCCGGTGTGCAGAAATACGGTAGCGTCATGGGCTATGCATCCGTGCAGCGGTCACTGCCCGGGTTACGGTTCCCGTGAGGGTTGTCCTCCATTGATTGTGATTGCCGTCCAGCAGCAGACAGCAAAGCCTTCCGTGGAGGGGAGCAGACAATGAGCACCGCGGTCGTGAGCCCGGATATCGTGCAGGAGCAAGAGGCTCGTTCGCCGCGAGTCAACTATTTGAACGCAACCCAGGGGCTGAAAAGCTGGCTACTTACAAGCGACCATAAGCGCATCGCCTTGTTGTACCTGATGGGTGTCAGCTTCTTCTTCCTGGTGGGCGGCCTGCTGGCGATGGCCCTTCGCATGGAGCTGCTGACGCCGGATGCCGACATGATGGCCATGGACACCTATAACAAGGTCTTCACCATGCACGGCGTGGTGATGGTGTTCTTCGTCCTGATTCCGGCTGTGCCGGCGGTGATCGGCAACTTCGTCCTGCCGATGATGCTGGGAGCGCGCGACCTGGCGTTTCCGAAGATCAACCTGCTGAGCTGGTATCTCTACGTGATTGCAGGCCTGCTGTTGGTGGTGACGGTGGTGAACGGCGGCGTGGATACGGGATGGACCTTTACTGCTCCGCTCA
This genomic window from Terriglobus albidus contains:
- a CDS encoding aminopeptidase P N-terminal domain-containing protein; translated protein: MRKPHLAALFLLLAATVAHALDSVPQSEYRQRRIALAEKLKGGAALLFAAEEPQLDFMPYRQDEDFYYLSGWNEPGAALLIISAGPASIDRLGTQIPEHSYREVLFLPARNLVTEKYTGTKMDAATKDVTEKTGFAEVMSMSSLPQVLGSFLAEDRRRASSLFTQTDMPSAHAAVEFTGTTLGNSGLSAKEVRPLLIPQRMVKSDAEIDLLRKAAVASAAAQKAGMKAIRPGVRERTIAGLELAKMLEGGCERPSYAPIVGSGINSTTLHYSSNEATMEKGDVVVIDAACEYSMYASDITRTMPIGGKFTPRQRELYEIVLGAHRAAAAAFVAGKMRLGSVNQRGPEVTDTLDKIAYEYINTHGKDLHGEPLGKYFLHGLGHHVGINVHDPYDPAKPLDKGNVFTIEPGIYIPEEKIGIRIEDTYYVDADGKLVNLTTNLPVDTNSVEAGMR
- a CDS encoding cellulose synthase family protein — protein: MVILAFYGIHRYQLVYLYYKHRKNAAKSSEPPSRFPEDELPFVTIQLPTFNEQYVIDRLIDACCKLDYPRDRFEIQLLDDSTDETKEVAEQIVRRYAEGFPGMPPQPISFHHRENRYGYKAGALDAGLKSAKGELVAIFDADFVPPSDWLTKVIHHFAEPNVGMVQTRWTHLNRNYSFLTQVEAILLDGHFVLEHGGRHRANVFFNFNGTAGMWRRTAIDEAGGWQHDTLTEDTDLSYRAQLKGWHFKYLQDVECPAELPIEMTAFKTQQARWAKGLIQTGKKILPRVLKSDAPFHTKLEAWYHLTANISYPLMIILSTLLMPAMIIRSWQGYIQMLLIDFPLFMASTFSISSFYLVSQKELFPKTWYRTFLYLPFLMALGVGLTITNTKAVMEALFGMKSAFARTPKYRVQKKGEKNKAQKYRKRLGVIPWIELALGCYFAFTVWYAVESENYFTVPFLLLFVLGYWYTGLLSLLQGRFDRLAAGSSSEIHEKPYPVGI
- the mqnC gene encoding cyclic dehypoxanthinyl futalosine synthase — protein: MGITREQALECFRSDDLIGIGMEADAVRRKLHPHGIVSYIIDRNINYTNFCTEYCTFCAFYRPLKGKLASEGYILDFETIYQKIAETVEMGGTGVLMQGGIHPDLKIEWFESLFRGIKERFPQIWLHCLSASEILAIAEYSELSLRDTIMRLRDAGLQSIPGGGAEILDDEVRHRIARLKCRTEDWVSVHRTAHELGMRTTATMMFGVGETFEQRVNHFEVVRRLQEETGGFTAFIPWSFQPKNTALGGRGWDEATSVEYLKTLAISRMFLDNIENVQSSWVTQGLKVLQMGLRFGGNDVGSVMLEENVVKAAGTANCTTEEELRRIIRDAGFRPVQRDTLYQTMFLN